In a single window of the Desulfovibrio sp. ZJ209 genome:
- a CDS encoding WYL domain-containing protein — MGFLEKRGIDMGRKLADAKPAEKLLSLFTTLLFTNGRYSLGALAEMLDCSKQTVSRLLLQMEGARYGKLAREKQGKEVFFKLLRPEKLPAVSLDAEGLSQLILCRDFLVRLLPKKMQAQMQKSLEVAVSYLPPGTQKMPGSVATSVAKGHIDYEPFQGYLETLMKAIQANRVCLVSYRRSINRPEREYDYAPKRLVAYREGIFVLGYMVADKGSPLPLHAEPTLLALHRMTGCILTRRTSERVPDVQAPQQGALGLMDWGEPFEVVVKFAPSAATYVAERQWSANQQVEIGEDGSLLLRVQAANEPECLAWVLGFGTSAELLEPQWLREKLAGELEYMLAKYRKV; from the coding sequence TTGGGCTTTCTCGAGAAACGGGGAATAGACATGGGACGCAAACTGGCGGACGCCAAGCCTGCGGAAAAGCTTTTGTCCCTCTTCACCACCCTGCTTTTTACCAATGGCAGGTACAGCCTGGGCGCGCTTGCGGAAATGCTTGACTGCTCAAAGCAAACCGTGAGCCGGCTGCTGCTCCAGATGGAAGGCGCGCGCTACGGCAAGCTTGCCAGGGAAAAACAGGGGAAAGAGGTTTTTTTCAAGTTGTTGCGTCCCGAAAAGCTGCCTGCCGTTTCCCTTGACGCCGAAGGCCTCTCCCAGCTCATTTTGTGCCGAGATTTTCTTGTCAGGCTGTTGCCGAAAAAAATGCAGGCGCAGATGCAAAAGAGTCTTGAAGTGGCTGTCAGCTATCTTCCCCCGGGCACCCAGAAGATGCCGGGCAGCGTTGCGACAAGTGTTGCCAAGGGACATATCGATTATGAACCGTTTCAGGGGTACCTCGAAACCCTCATGAAGGCCATTCAGGCAAACAGGGTCTGTCTTGTCAGCTACAGGAGGTCCATCAACAGGCCGGAGCGGGAATATGACTACGCGCCAAAGCGGTTGGTGGCCTATCGTGAAGGCATTTTTGTCCTCGGCTATATGGTGGCGGACAAGGGCAGCCCATTGCCGCTGCATGCTGAGCCGACACTCCTGGCCCTGCACAGGATGACAGGGTGCATCCTCACGCGGCGCACCAGTGAGCGGGTGCCAGATGTGCAGGCGCCGCAGCAGGGAGCCCTGGGCCTCATGGATTGGGGAGAACCCTTCGAGGTGGTCGTAAAATTTGCGCCGTCAGCGGCCACCTATGTGGCGGAACGCCAATGGAGCGCCAACCAGCAGGTCGAGATAGGCGAGGACGGGTCGCTCCTGCTGCGCGTGCAGGCGGCCAACGAGCCGGAATGCCTGGCGTGGGTGCTGGGCTTCGGCACATCCGCGGAGTTGCTGGAGCCACAATGGCTGCGGGAGAAGCTGGCCGGTGAGCTGGAATACATGCTGGCAAAATACAGGAAGGTGTGA